The DNA window CCTCCGTGAGCAGACGCCGGGCGTGCGCACGTGCGCGGACCGGGGGGTCTCCGAGCGGCTGGAGGGTGGGGTGAAGGAGCGCACCCAGGCCCTGGCCTCGGTGGGCACGAAGCTGCCCCAGGTGGGGCGCGTCCTGCTGGAGCTGGCCCGGGAGAGAGACCCCTCGCCCGAGGTTCGCGAGGCGGCGTCCGCGAAGCTGACCGCGCTCAAGCCGGTGCCCTAGAGTCCCCGGCCCCATGTCCACCTCGCCCACGCTCGCCCCGGCGAACTCCTCGTCGCGCATCGACTACGCCGGGCAGCTCAACGAGGAGCAGTTGCAGGCGGTGGACGCGGGGGCGGGGCCGGTGTTGGTCATCGCCGGAGCGGGCTCCGGCAAGACGCGCACGCTCACCTTCCGGGTGGCGCGCATGCTCGAGCGGGGTGTGCCTCCCGAGAACCTGCTCCTGCTGACCTTCACCAACAAGGCGGCCCGGGAGATGTCCCGGCGCGTGAGGGAGCTGGTGGGCTCCTTCGTGGACGTGGAGCGCATCCTCGGAGGCACGTTCCACCACGTCGCGCACACGTTGCTGCGGCAGCACGCGAGCGCGCTGGGGTACTCGGAGCGCTTCACCGTCCTGGACCGGGAGGATGCCCGGGACTTGATGGTGTCCTGCCTGGCCGAGCGCAAGCTCAAGAGCGACAGGCGCATCCCCCGGCCGGAGCTGGTGCTGGAGCTGGTGTCGCTGGCGACGAACCTCCAGCAGTCCCTCTCGGACGTCCTCGTCGACCGGCGCCCCCTCTTCGTGCCCATGGCCCCCGAGGTGTTCGTCACGGCGACGCGCTACCGGCAGCGCAAGGCGCAGCTGAACCTGATGGACTTCGATGACCTGCTCCTCAACCTGAAGCGGCTGCTCGTCGAACAGCCCTCGGTGCGGGCGCAGCTCGCGGAGCGCTTCCGCAGCGTCCTCGTGGACGAGTACCAGGACACCAACAAGCTCCAGGGCGAGCTGGTGGATCTGCTCGCCGGGGAGCGCGGCGACCTGACGGTGGTGGGCGACGACTGCCAGTCCATCTACAGCTTCCGGGGCGCGCACTTCTCCAACATCATCGACTTCCCCGCGCGCCACCCGGGCTGCGCCGTCTTCACCCTCACGCGCAACTACCGCTCCACCCCAGAGGTCCTCCGGCTCGCGAACGCCGTCATCGCCCGGAACGAGCGGCAGTTCCCCAAGGTGCTCATGGCCCAGCGCGCGCCGGGGCCTCGGCCTCAGGTCGTGCCGGCGCTGGATGCGGCGGATCAAGCCACGTGGGTCGCGGGGCGAATCTCGGAGCTGCGCGAGGGCGGGCTGCCCCTGGAGGCGATGGCCGTCCTCTACCGCGCGCACAACCACTCGCTGGAGCTCCAGCTGGAGCTGGCCCGTCGGGGCATTCCGTTCCGGGTCCGCTCCGGCGTCCGGTTCTTCGAGCAGCCCCATGTCAAGGATGTGCTGGCCCACCTGCGACTGGTGAACAACCCCGGGGACGAGCTCGCCTTCAAGCGGGTGGTGCGCGCGGTGCCAGGGGTAGGACCCACGACGGCGGAGCACCTGTGGACCGCCCTGCGCGCCCTGCCGGAGGGGCTCTCCCTGGGCGAGGGCCTGGCGCGCGACGAGGTCCAATCCCACCTGTCTCGCAAGTCCCGGCCCGCCTTCGAGCGCTTCGCCGGGTTGATGGGGCGGATGGGACGTCCGGGGGCCGTGGCGGACCCGGGGGGGCTCATCGAGGAGGTCCTGGCGGGAGGGTACGCGGAGGCGCTCGCGGCGGAGGCGACCCCCGAGGACGGCCGGGAGGAGGACCTGCGGCAACTGGCCGAGTTCGCCCGCCGGTTCGAGGACCTGCCCCGCTTCCTGTCGGAGCTCGCGCTGGTCGCCGAGTTCGCCGCGAAGGAGGCCCTGGGGGCCGATGCGGGCGGGGACGTCCTGACACTCTCCACGGTCCACCAGGCCAAGGGGTTGGAGTGGCGGGCCGTCTTTGTCCTCTGGTTGGTGGATGGGCGCTTCCCCATGTCCCAGGCTGCTCGGACGGCCGAGGAGGAGGAGGAAGAACGGCGGCTTTTCTACGTCGCCACCACCCGTGCGCGGGACGCACTGGCGCTGGTGTACCCCCTGTCGGTGCTGCCCCGGGATGGGGAGCGAATCCTGCTGCGCCCGTCCCGCTTCCTGGAGGAACTTCCGGCCGGGGAGGGGGCGCCCTACGAGCGGCTCGTCCTGGCTTCCACCGAGGCGGTACGCGCGGGACCCTCCCTGGGGTCCGATGGCCCGGTGGCGCTCGTATCCCTGGAGGAAGACTGACGCCGGGCGCCCAGAAACGCGCGCACAACGGCGCGACGTGATACAGAGTGGGGGACGGGGGCGCGTGCCCTGTGGCCCGTGCCCGTGAACTTCATGGCGGACAGACCTCGCATCGTCGGGATTGACCTGGGCACCACCAACACGCTGGTGGCGTCCGTGCGCAACCGCATCCCGAAGATCGTCCCCACGGACCGCGGCAACCTCATCCTCCCCACCGTCGTGGCCCTTTCGGGCAAGGGCGACCTGCTGGTGGGTGGGGTGGCCAAGGACCAGATGATCACCAACCCCCGGAACACGCTCTGGGGGACCAAGCGGCTCATCGGTCGCAAGTACCACTCCAAGTCCGTGGAGGACCTGCGCGGCTCCTTCCCCTACGACATCGTCGAGGGGACCAACGGCGACGCCGCGGTGATGATGGGCGGCAAGCTGTACTCGCTGCCCCAGGTCTCCAGCTTCGTGCTGGCCCAGCTCAAGACCATCGCCGAGCAGTTCCTGGGCGGCCCCATCGACGCGGCCGTCATCTCCGTCCCGGCCTACTACAACGACAACCAGCGCCAGGCGGTGAAGGAAGCGGGCCGGTTGGCGGGCTTCGACGTCAAGCGCATCGTCAACGAGCCCACCGCGGCCGCGCTGGCGTACGGCTTCAACCGGGGCCTGGACCAGAAGATCCTCGTCTATGACCTGGGCGGCGGCACCTTCGACGTCTCCGTGCTCCACCTGGCCGGCAATGTCTTCGAGGTCCTCGCCACGGGCGGCGACACCTTCCTGGGCGGCGCGGACTTCGACAACCGCATCATCGAGTACGTCCTGGAGCGCTTCCGCGAGGAGACCAAGGTCGACCTCACAGAGAACCCCATCGCGCTCCAGCGCATCAAGAACGCCGCCGAGGCGGCGAAGATCGACCTGACGCTGATCCCCAACGTCGTCATCGACCTGCCCTTCATCGACGAGCGCAAGGGCAAGCCGCTCGACCTGCGGATTCCCCTGACGCGCGAGTTCCTCAACAGCCTCACCGGCGACCTGGTGGACCGCACGTTCGAGATTTGTGATCGCGTGCTGGCGGAGAAGGGCATCAACCGCTCGGACATCGACGAGATCATCCTGGTGGGCGGCCAGAGCCGCATGCCGCTGGTGCAGCAGAAGATCCAGGCCCACTTCGGCAAGCCGCCCCGCAAGGGCGTCCACCCGGACGAGTGCGTGGCGCTGGGCGCCGCGCTCCTGGGTGACTCGCTCGGCAGCATCGACGCGGTGACGCTGCTGGACGCGGTCTCCATGCCCATCGGCTACGCGCTGCCCAACGGCCGCGTGAAGCGCATCATCGAGAAGAACTCACTCATCCCCATGGTGAAGAGCTTCCGCCTTCCTCCGCCCAAGGAGCCCAGCTCGCCTTACATCGAGCTGGACATCTTCCAGGGGGACAGCGACCTGATGGTGGACAACGAGTACCTGGGGACGGTGCGCGTGTCGTCCGCCGCGGCGGGGCGGAAGATTGATTTCCGGCTCACCGAGGAGTGTCTGCTCCAGGTGGCGGTGGAAGACTCCAGCGGCATGCGGAAGGTGGACCTGGCCACGCGAGACACCCCGGAGCAGCTCAAGAAGGCGCTCCAGGAGGTCTCCGCGCGCAACACCCAGCAGGTGTCCAGCTCCAACGGCACCAGCGATGACCGGGGCCTCTTCTCCAGCATCAAGAGCATCTTCCGGAGAGGGTAGTAGGAGTAGGTCATGCCGAAGTTTCCGTCGAAGGAGTGGCTGGACGAGGCCGTCCGGCTCACGAACGAAGACCCCGAGTGCGCCGTGGCCGGCAAGGGCTGGAAGGGCGACTTCGGAGCCGTCATCGAAGCCGAGCCGGGCAAGCTGCCCAAGTCCTTCGTGGTGCATGTCGTCCCTGGGGACTGCCGCATCGAGAAGGCGCGTGTGCTCGCGGACCCCGATGACCTGGATGAGCTGGAGCCCGTGTATCTGGCGCGTGCGCCGTACACGGTCTGGAAGCAGCTCCTCCAGGGGACGTTGGATCCGGTGGAGGCGGTGCTCAAGCGCCGCATCACCATGAAGGGTGACCTTCAGCCGCTCATCGAGCGCATGAAGTACAAGGGCATCGCGGACCGCGTCTTCGCGCGGCTGCAAACGCAGTTCGTTGACGAGCCGTAGCTCGGGGGGCACGCCATGGGAATCCGAGACGACTTGAAGAAGCAGGCGCTGGAGGTCTCCGGCAAGGCGATGGAGAAGCTGATGGCCGACGAGAAGCGGGCCATGGCCATCGCCAATGCCATCGGGAAGGTCCAGCGGGGCAAGCAGGCCCTGGACCGGGGTCAGGAGGAGCTGATGAAGGCGTTTCACTTCGCGCCGCGCAGCGACTTCAAGGCCGTGGGCAAGCAGCTGTCCGGCCTCAAGCGGCGCCTGCGTGAGCTGGACGAAAAGCTGGATGGCCTCCCGTAGAAATTGCGTTGACACCTGAGGGAGCAGATGGCATCTAGCTCCCCGTCGCCGCCGCTGGTCGCACACGGACGGCGCGGCACACAGAGCAGGGGCGTATAGCTCAGCGGTAGAGCACTGCCTTCACACGGCAGGGGTCGCAGGTTCAAACCCTGCTGCGCCCAACAAGAAGAGGCCGTGAATCCAAGGGGAAACCCAAGGGTTCACGGCCTCTTCGCTTTTCAGCTTCTGGCTTTCTTGCGAACCGCGCGCCTCATTCCGCGGGAGGAAAGGGCGCGCCCGGCTCGATTCCCAGGCGCGCCTCGGTGGTACGGCTCGAGGAGGACGTCAGCTCTCAGACGGCTTGGCCAGCGGATCCGCCGGCGTCGCGGGCGGATGCGCGGGCAGGTGCCGCGCCTTGAGCAGCGAGGCGACGATGCTCGCGCCCAGCATCGCGGCGATGACCGCCAGCGACACCATCGGGTGGATCTTCACGATGTCGATGATCGCCATCTTCGTGCCCACGAAGATGAGCACGCCCGACAAGCCCACCTTCAGGTAGCTGAACTTCTCCACTGCCCCGGCCAGCAGGAAGAACAGCGAGCGCAGGCCCAGGATGGCGAAGATGTTGGACGTGAAGACGATGAACGGATCTCTCGTGACGGCGAAGATGGCCGGGATGGAGTCGAGCGCGAACAGGATGTCCGACGCCTCTACCAGCACCAGCGCCATCAGCAGCGGCGTGGCCAGCTTGCGGCCGTTCTCCACCGTGAAGAAGTGGTGCCCGTCGAAGTTCGTGGTGGAGGGGATGGCCCGGCGCACCGTGCGCATCATCCACCCGTCCTCGGGGTGGTCCTCCTTGTTGCGCTGGATGAAGAGCTTCACGCCCGTGAGGATGAGGAACAGGCCGAAGACGTAGATGAGCCAGTGGAAGCGCTCCAGCATCGCCACGCCCGCGAAGATCATGATGGCCCGCAGCACCAGCGCGCTGAGGATGCCCCAGAAGAGCACCCGGTGCTGGTAGAGCTGGGGGATTCGCAGCGCCGAGAAGATGACGACGAAGACGAAGACGTTGTCGATGGAGAGCGACTTCTCGATGAGATAGCCGGTGAGGAACTCCACCGCCGGTCCGCTCCCGAACTTCCACCACATGAACCCGTTGAAGACGAGGGCGAGGCTGATCCACACCGTGCTCCAGCCAAGCGCCTCCTTGAAGCCCACGACGTGCGCCTTCCGGTGGAAGACGCCCAGGTCCAGCGCGAGCATGGCGATGACGAAAGCGACGAAGCCGCCCCAGAGGACGGGACTTCCGACGGTATGTAGGGGTTCCATAGGTGGGACTCAGATAAGAGCCCCCCTTCTCTTCGACAAATAGGGATTCCGGTCGCGCTCCATTTGGAAAACCGAAGTATGGGCGCGTCAGCGAGTCCGGCCGAGGGAGCACCAGGCGAGCGTGGAGGGCTGGGGAAGGGGCCTGGGACATGGTGGGTTTGTCGCCGTCCGGTTGGAAAATCAACAACACCGGGCCGGTGAGACCAACCAGGCGTCCCCCGCACCGAGGCAATCCTGGCCTCGGGCGACGTGGGCGCGGCAACGACTCGCAGGGCGATCGGCGTCCGCGGGTTCCTGTCTCTCTCTCGGCCCCTCGAAGAAGGACCGCCACTTGACCCGGAATCGTCTTCTCGCCTCTTTGTGCGGGGCCTTGCTCGCGCTGTCCGCCACGGGCTGCAGTGCTGACTCGGGCTCCAACGGAGCGACTTCCCCTGGTGACACCCAGTCCCCCTCCGAGCAGCCGCAGCACCCGACGCCTGACCCCACGCCGACGCCGACTCCGACTCCGAACCCCGAGCCGACGCCAGACCCGACGCCTGTTCCGGAGCCGACCCCGAATCCCGATCCAACGCCGAATCCCGATCCGACGCCCAATCCCAATCCCAACCCCGCGAGCACGGACAAGTTCGGCGTGAAGATGCTGTACCCGTCCAAGTCCGGGGGCGAGGCCTGGGCGCTGGCGGACAATCCCAACTCGGACCCCCGGTTTGATCCACAGGGCACCGTCACCCGCAACGCGGATGGCTCCTGGAAGATGAAGAGCAACAAGGTCCGCATGGGCGTGACGACGTCCACGGGCTACTCGGCCGCGAAGATTCCCACGTATGACCGGGACGTGCTGTCCAGCCGGGGCTACATGCAGGCGGCCAATGACTGGCGCAACGTGGAGATGACGGGCTTCGTGAAGCTCAACGCCGCGTCGGACACGTCGGACAACTTCGACTGGTATGCGCGTGGCGGCAAGCACAACGACAAGAACTCGGGCTGCGAGGGCAGCAGCTACAAGGGCGGTCTGCACTACGACGGCCGCGCCCGGTGGCAGAAGGAGACGTGGCACGTCTCGTACGAGCAGGCGCCCTACAAGCCCGCGACGTCCGCGCTGCGAGGCCGCTGGGTGGGCTTCAAGGCGGTGATGCGCAACACCTCCGTCAACGGCAAGGAGGCCGTGCGCCTGGAGTTGTACGTCAACGAGAACGCCGACAAGGTGACGTGGAAGAAGGTCCACGACATGGTGGACGCGGGGGACTGGGGCGGTGATGCCCAGCACTGCGGCGGCGCCACCGGCCCCATGCC is part of the Myxococcus landrumus genome and encodes:
- a CDS encoding TerC family protein translates to MEPLHTVGSPVLWGGFVAFVIAMLALDLGVFHRKAHVVGFKEALGWSTVWISLALVFNGFMWWKFGSGPAVEFLTGYLIEKSLSIDNVFVFVVIFSALRIPQLYQHRVLFWGILSALVLRAIMIFAGVAMLERFHWLIYVFGLFLILTGVKLFIQRNKEDHPEDGWMMRTVRRAIPSTTNFDGHHFFTVENGRKLATPLLMALVLVEASDILFALDSIPAIFAVTRDPFIVFTSNIFAILGLRSLFFLLAGAVEKFSYLKVGLSGVLIFVGTKMAIIDIVKIHPMVSLAVIAAMLGASIVASLLKARHLPAHPPATPADPLAKPSES
- a CDS encoding ATP-dependent helicase, translating into MSTSPTLAPANSSSRIDYAGQLNEEQLQAVDAGAGPVLVIAGAGSGKTRTLTFRVARMLERGVPPENLLLLTFTNKAAREMSRRVRELVGSFVDVERILGGTFHHVAHTLLRQHASALGYSERFTVLDREDARDLMVSCLAERKLKSDRRIPRPELVLELVSLATNLQQSLSDVLVDRRPLFVPMAPEVFVTATRYRQRKAQLNLMDFDDLLLNLKRLLVEQPSVRAQLAERFRSVLVDEYQDTNKLQGELVDLLAGERGDLTVVGDDCQSIYSFRGAHFSNIIDFPARHPGCAVFTLTRNYRSTPEVLRLANAVIARNERQFPKVLMAQRAPGPRPQVVPALDAADQATWVAGRISELREGGLPLEAMAVLYRAHNHSLELQLELARRGIPFRVRSGVRFFEQPHVKDVLAHLRLVNNPGDELAFKRVVRAVPGVGPTTAEHLWTALRALPEGLSLGEGLARDEVQSHLSRKSRPAFERFAGLMGRMGRPGAVADPGGLIEEVLAGGYAEALAAEATPEDGREEDLRQLAEFARRFEDLPRFLSELALVAEFAAKEALGADAGGDVLTLSTVHQAKGLEWRAVFVLWLVDGRFPMSQAARTAEEEEEERRLFYVATTRARDALALVYPLSVLPRDGERILLRPSRFLEELPAGEGAPYERLVLASTEAVRAGPSLGSDGPVALVSLEED
- a CDS encoding Hsp70 family protein; this encodes MADRPRIVGIDLGTTNTLVASVRNRIPKIVPTDRGNLILPTVVALSGKGDLLVGGVAKDQMITNPRNTLWGTKRLIGRKYHSKSVEDLRGSFPYDIVEGTNGDAAVMMGGKLYSLPQVSSFVLAQLKTIAEQFLGGPIDAAVISVPAYYNDNQRQAVKEAGRLAGFDVKRIVNEPTAAALAYGFNRGLDQKILVYDLGGGTFDVSVLHLAGNVFEVLATGGDTFLGGADFDNRIIEYVLERFREETKVDLTENPIALQRIKNAAEAAKIDLTLIPNVVIDLPFIDERKGKPLDLRIPLTREFLNSLTGDLVDRTFEICDRVLAEKGINRSDIDEIILVGGQSRMPLVQQKIQAHFGKPPRKGVHPDECVALGAALLGDSLGSIDAVTLLDAVSMPIGYALPNGRVKRIIEKNSLIPMVKSFRLPPPKEPSSPYIELDIFQGDSDLMVDNEYLGTVRVSSAAAGRKIDFRLTEECLLQVAVEDSSGMRKVDLATRDTPEQLKKALQEVSARNTQQVSSSNGTSDDRGLFSSIKSIFRRG
- a CDS encoding SCP2 sterol-binding domain-containing protein, whose product is MPKFPSKEWLDEAVRLTNEDPECAVAGKGWKGDFGAVIEAEPGKLPKSFVVHVVPGDCRIEKARVLADPDDLDELEPVYLARAPYTVWKQLLQGTLDPVEAVLKRRITMKGDLQPLIERMKYKGIADRVFARLQTQFVDEP
- a CDS encoding carbohydrate-binding protein, translating into MTRNRLLASLCGALLALSATGCSADSGSNGATSPGDTQSPSEQPQHPTPDPTPTPTPTPNPEPTPDPTPVPEPTPNPDPTPNPDPTPNPNPNPASTDKFGVKMLYPSKSGGEAWALADNPNSDPRFDPQGTVTRNADGSWKMKSNKVRMGVTTSTGYSAAKIPTYDRDVLSSRGYMQAANDWRNVEMTGFVKLNAASDTSDNFDWYARGGKHNDKNSGCEGSSYKGGLHYDGRARWQKETWHVSYEQAPYKPATSALRGRWVGFKAVMRNTSVNGKEAVRLELYVNENADKVTWKKVHDMVDAGDWGGDAQHCGGATGPMPITWGGPIATFRWDNAEDVDFKWMSVREIQP